The Mustela nigripes isolate SB6536 chromosome X, MUSNIG.SB6536, whole genome shotgun sequence genomic sequence TACAGTTCACActatacacacaaaaattctCAGGGTAGATGACAAATTCTCAATGTTGAAAGGAAAACCTTAACTTTAGAAGAAAGAATAGGAGAATATTACCACCCTGAATCTGATCCATATTCCAACATAAAACCTCAGCAGAAGACTTAAAATTAAACAACCAGGTACAGTCCGTGAGGACATATCTGTAACACACATaactgaaaaaagatttttatattctcaTATAGTAAAAAACAAAGCCAATGGACACTTAAGCCAAGAAGTAAAAGAGAAGctcattaaaaacaattaaaacaattaaaaacaaactctttGCTCATTAAAAACAATGAGCAAATGATAGAGCACTGTCAgtgcacaaaagaaaaaactgaaatggcCAATCAGCAGACAAGAAGCTATGCCACCATACCATAGGGAAATGGGAAATccgaatgaaatgaaaatgacaatgaaCTATCCCCTAACAGGAACTGGGATGTATTTTCACACCAGTAGGAGCCAAACTGTTACAGGTGTACTTTGGGTGCAGGGTGACCAGATGACCCAAAGGGCTTGATCAAATGGTGATGGGAATCTTCACAAAGAAGCTTTCTCCATTGTACAAGGCAAGGGCCGGCCTACGTGGGTTCTCTGATGTTCTGTGAGGTGTGCTTTCCGGcaaaaggctttcccacattcccgACACTCAAAGGGTCTCTCTCCTGTGTGAATTCGCTGATGTTCGATGAGGCGCACTTTCACGTAGAAGGCATTTCCGCATTCGCTACATTCGTAGGGTTTCTCTCCGGTGTGAGTTCTCTGGTGTTGACAAAGGGATTTCTTCATACTGAAGATTTTTCCGCATTCGCtacattcatagggcttctctccTGAATGCATCCTCTGGTGTTCAATGAGGCGTGCTTTTACGTAGAAGGCGTTACCACATTTCTTACActcataaggtttctctcctgtgtgaattcGCTGATGTATCCCAAGAGATGAGTGTACCCTGAAAGATTTCCCACAGTCATTGCACTGATAGGGTTTTTCACCTGTGTGAGTCCTCTGATGATTATTGAGAGTCATTTTCATTCTGAAGAATTTCCCGCATTCACcacatttatagggtttctcgCCTGTGTGAATTCTTTGATGTTGGTTTAGGGATTTCTTTGCACGGAAGTTCTTCCCACAGTCCCCACATTCGTATGGTTTCTCCCCTGTGTGAGTTCTCTGGTGCTGGGTAAGGGATATCTTAACTCGAAATGTCTTTCCACATTCACTACACCCGTagggcttctctcctgtgtgagttctctggTGAATCATGAGGGTTGCCTTCTCAGAAAAGGTTTTCCCACATTCGGGACATTCATAAGGTCTCTCTCCTGTGTGCGTTCTCTGATGGAGAAGGAGTTGTGACTTCCTGCCGAAAGATTTCCTACATTCGTTACACTCAAAGGGCTTCTCCCCTGTGTGAGTTTTCTGATGAGCGATGAGGTATGACCTTGCACTGAAGGTCTTTGCACAATCTGCGCATTCATAAGGTCTCTCCCCGGTGTGTATTCTCAGATGTTCAATAAGGTTTGATTTCCGGCAGTAAGCTTTCCCACATTCGTGACATCCAAAGTTTTTTACCCCTGTGTGTGCCTTTTTAGGACCAACAAAGCCTGTTTTCTTGTAGAAGATTTTCCCGTAACCATTATATTCAACAGCTTGGTCCAAAGTTTGAATCTTCTGATGCCGGAGGTCATTATCATGCCCGAGGGCATTACCCCCAACAGAACTGTTGTCACACAGCAGTGAGAGAgatcctttaaaaacaaattagatCACCTTTTCACTTAAAAACTCAACAACGGCTTCCCCTGTCACAGTATCAAGTGAAAGTGCTGcataaagtctatttaaaaagtgCTTAACAGAGCCTAAAAATCTCCACATGATTGCCCCCAGCTAACTCTCTTGATTTTGCCTCTCACCACCCGCTGTTAAGTTGCACTGGCCTCTTTGCTATTTTTAGGATATACCACTCAGACCAGACCTGACACATACTATCCTCTCTAcccaaaatattcaaaatctccatggttctgtctctctcccatcACTGATGTTGGCGGACTCATGTTAACCTCACCAAAGAGTCTTCCCTGAGCACATTCTCGACAAGCACAGAACCATCACTAGCCAGCTTTCATATCTTGCACGGATTTTCTTTTTACCACCAAACATGATGTATTTGtctctgctccctttccctcatCAGACTGCCAGCTCCAGGAGATCAGAGCTGTTAGGTCATTCGCTGCTGGACCTCCACACCGTGAACGTGACCAGATTAGAGCGGATACTCATTTAAGATTTGGTGGaacactaaataaatgaatgagtgaaggcCCGACAACAGAAGGCGTCCCAGgcaacagagggaaggaaggcaatTTCGAATACTAAAGAGAGGCACAACAGCTAAGAATGTCAGAGATGAGGTGGGCAGGGATAGAGAAGAAAGGCAGATAACgacagaaatcaaaataaaagcgCACGGAGCACGTGAGCGTGAGCATAACTGGCGTGTGTGATTTAGGGATCTGAAGTGCGCGAACCTTACGTGGCCTCCA encodes the following:
- the ZNF157 gene encoding zinc finger protein 157 isoform X3 — its product is MHKDVMLENYSNLASVGLCVAKPEMIFKLERGEELWILEEESPGPGYPGSLSLLCDNSSVGGNALGHDNDLRHQKIQTLDQAVEYNGYGKIFYKKTGFVGPKKAHTGVKNFGCHECGKAYCRKSNLIEHLRIHTGERPYECADCAKTFSARSYLIAHQKTHTGEKPFECNECRKSFGRKSQLLLHQRTHTGERPYECPECGKTFSEKATLMIHQRTHTGEKPYGCSECGKTFRVKISLTQHQRTHTGEKPYECGDCGKNFRAKKSLNQHQRIHTGEKPYKCGECGKFFRMKMTLNNHQRTHTGEKPYQCNDCGKSFRVHSSLGIHQRIHTGEKPYECKKCGNAFYVKARLIEHQRMHSGEKPYECSECGKIFSMKKSLCQHQRTHTGEKPYECSECGNAFYVKVRLIEHQRIHTGERPFECRECGKAFCRKAHLTEHQRTHVGRPLPCTMEKASL
- the ZNF157 gene encoding zinc finger protein 157 isoform X1, whose product is MGAKMAASVEESLGTAMFLAQQRHSWTESLQIRNCTLLRGSVSFEDVAVDFTRQEWHRLDPAQRTMHKDVMLENYSNLASVGLCVAKPEMIFKLERGEELWILEEESPGPGYPGSLSLLCDNSSVGGNALGHDNDLRHQKIQTLDQAVEYNGYGKIFYKKTGFVGPKKAHTGVKNFGCHECGKAYCRKSNLIEHLRIHTGERPYECADCAKTFSARSYLIAHQKTHTGEKPFECNECRKSFGRKSQLLLHQRTHTGERPYECPECGKTFSEKATLMIHQRTHTGEKPYGCSECGKTFRVKISLTQHQRTHTGEKPYECGDCGKNFRAKKSLNQHQRIHTGEKPYKCGECGKFFRMKMTLNNHQRTHTGEKPYQCNDCGKSFRVHSSLGIHQRIHTGEKPYECKKCGNAFYVKARLIEHQRMHSGEKPYECSECGKIFSMKKSLCQHQRTHTGEKPYECSECGNAFYVKVRLIEHQRIHTGERPFECRECGKAFCRKAHLTEHQRTHVGRPLPCTMEKASL
- the ZNF157 gene encoding zinc finger protein 157 isoform X2 is translated as MSANRKSPQRLPALVPGLPGRSFEGSVSFEDVAVDFTRQEWHRLDPAQRTMHKDVMLENYSNLASVGLCVAKPEMIFKLERGEELWILEEESPGPGYPGSLSLLCDNSSVGGNALGHDNDLRHQKIQTLDQAVEYNGYGKIFYKKTGFVGPKKAHTGVKNFGCHECGKAYCRKSNLIEHLRIHTGERPYECADCAKTFSARSYLIAHQKTHTGEKPFECNECRKSFGRKSQLLLHQRTHTGERPYECPECGKTFSEKATLMIHQRTHTGEKPYGCSECGKTFRVKISLTQHQRTHTGEKPYECGDCGKNFRAKKSLNQHQRIHTGEKPYKCGECGKFFRMKMTLNNHQRTHTGEKPYQCNDCGKSFRVHSSLGIHQRIHTGEKPYECKKCGNAFYVKARLIEHQRMHSGEKPYECSECGKIFSMKKSLCQHQRTHTGEKPYECSECGNAFYVKVRLIEHQRIHTGERPFECRECGKAFCRKAHLTEHQRTHVGRPLPCTMEKASL